The Toxorhynchites rutilus septentrionalis strain SRP chromosome 3, ASM2978413v1, whole genome shotgun sequence genome includes a region encoding these proteins:
- the LOC129777140 gene encoding histone H4, whose amino-acid sequence MTGRGKGGKGLGKGGAKRHRKVLRDNIQGITKPAIRRLARRGGVKRISGLIYEETRGVLKVFLENVIRDAVTYTEHAKRKTVTAMDVVYALKRQGRTLYGFGG is encoded by the coding sequence ATGACTGGACGCGGCAAGGGAGGCAAAGGACTCGGTAAAGGAGGAGCAAAGCGTCATCGCAAGGTACTGCGTGACAACATCCAGGGTATCACgaaacccgctatccgtcgtctAGCCCGCCGTGGGGGCGTCAAACGTATCTCTGGTCTGATTTACGAAGAAACCCGAGGAGTGCTGAAGGTATTCCTGGAGAATGTTATTCGTGACGCTGTCACCTACACCGAACATGCCAAGCGTAAAACAGTGACTGCTATGGATGTCGTATACGCGCTGAAACGTCAGGGACGTACCCTATACGGGTTTGGAGGTTAA